Genomic segment of Oceaniferula flava:
CGGTCACTGCGGCGATGGATCAAATCGTCGGCAAGTTCGGTAGGCAATCGCTCTACCTCGGAGGCTCCCACGGCGCGATGGAAAACGCCCCGATGCGGATCTCCTTCGGCCACATCCCAGACCTCGACATCGAGTCCGATTGATGTTTCCAGCCACAAAAAAAGCGACCCGGTGAGGAGTCACTTGTGCTCATAGGCTGAGATATCAAATCCCTCAATTTTGCCCGTAGTAGGCGTCCTTGCCGTGTTTACGCTGGTAGTGTTTTTCCAGGATGTGGCGTGGCATTTCGCCGGCGTCCGGCTGGAGTTGCCAGGTCATCAAGGCCATCTTGGCGCACATTTCCAGGGCGATGCTGTTGTCCACGGCCTTGACCGGATCCTTGCCCCAGGTGAAGGGAGCGTGGTGCTTGAGCAAGACGGCGGGCATTTCTAACGGGTTCAGGTTTTGCTGCTGAAACAGCTCCACAATGCTGACTCCGGTGGCGTGTTCGTAATCGCTCTCCACCTCCTCGGGCGTGAGCGCTCGGGCAACGGGGACATCGCCGTAGAAGTGATCAGCGTGGGTGGTGCCGAGACATGGCAGCGCCACGCCGGCCTGGGAAAAGGCGGTGGCGCAGGAGCTATGGGTGTGAACCACGGCACCGATGTTCGGAAAACTGCGGTAGAGCTCGAGGTGGGTTTTGGTGTCAGACGATGGCCGGAGGTCTCCCTCCACCACTTCGCCGGCGAGGTTCACCACCACCAAATTTTCAGGCGTCAGCGCGGCATAATCCACGCCGCTGGGTTTGATGGCGACCAGGCCTGACTCGCGGTCGATGGCGCTGACATTGCCCCAGGTCAGGGCGACGAGACCGGAGCTGACCAATCGCTGGTTGGCTTCCACCACTTGTTGTTTGAGCTCTTGTTTCATGCGCTTCGTTGTTGTTCGCGGAGATCGATGAGGTCCTTCATGACGTGTTCGAGATTGCCCGACCAGTCTTGCGTGCCGAAGGCGTCATGCAGCGTTTTATACAGAGCGTATAGCTGCTGATAGACTTTCTGGTTCTCTGGGATCGGGCGGTAAATGGTGTCGGTGTAGCTGACGATGTTCTGCTGCAGGGTCGCGATATCGGCATGGCCTGTGGCGGCAGCGGCGAGGATGGCGGCGCCGAGCGCGCAGGTCTGCTCGCTGCGGGAGACCTTCATCGGCCTGCCCAAGACATCGGCGTAAATCTGCATCAGGGTGGCATTTTTCAGTGACAGCCCACCGGTGTTCACCACCTCGGAAATGGTCACTCCATGCTCTTCCATGCGGTTGATGATGGTCAGCGCACCGAAGGCGGTGGCTTCGATGTAGGCGCGGTAAATTTCATCGGCGCGGGTGTGCAGGGTTTGCCCCAGCACCAGACCGCTGAGTCGCACATCGGTGAGGATGGTGCGGTTGCCGTTGTTCCAATCGAGCGCTAACAGCCCGCTGGCTCCGGGTGCCTGCTGGCTCATTTTTTCCTCCATGGCAGAGAACTTGGCACCGAGGTCGGCACCGTAGCTGTCCGGCACGAGGTTGTTCGCCAGCCAGAGGAAGATATCACCCACAGCCGACTGCCCGGCTTCGATGCCCACCATGCCGGGAATGACCGACGAGTCGACTTGGCCGCAGAGGCCTGGCACATCGGCCACATCCTTATCGGCCACAGTGATGTCGCAGGTGGAGGTTCCTAAGACCTTCACCAAAGTTCCTTTTTTCACCCCGGCACCGACTGCCCCCATGTGGCAGTCAAATGCGCCCACCGCGATGCCAATGCCTTCCGGCAGGCCGAGCTTTTCCGCCCACTCGGGGCAGAGTGTGCCGGCGAGGCTGTCCGAGGCGTGGGCTTCGCTGAAGAGCCGACTGCGAAGGTCGCCAAGCGCGGGGTCGAGGGCATTGAGAAAGTCGGCATCCGGCAGTCCGCCCCAATCGGCATTGAACATCGCCTTGTGGCCGGCCGCGCAGATCGAGCGTTTCATTTCTAACGGTTTGGTATTTCCCGACAGCACCGCCGGTATCCAATCGCAGTGCTCGACGTAGGAAAACGCGGCGTCAAAGACTTCGGCATCGATGTTCTTCAGGTGGAGGATTTTCGACCACCACCATTCGGAGGAATAGACGCCGCCGCACTTCGCCAGATACTCCGGCCGCATCTCCGTTGCCAGCTCGGTGATCCGCGCGGCTTCTTGGTGGGCGGTGTGATCTTTCCAGAGCCAGACGTGGGCGTTCAGGTTATCCCGCCACTTCTCTGTTAGGGCGAGTGGCGTGCCGGACTGATCGACGGGAATAACCGTCGACCCGGTGGTGTCCACGCCGATGGCGATGATGTCTGCCGGGGAGAAACTGGCGTCATTTTCCACCGCTTGTTCGATGGCACCGCGGATGATGTGCACGCAGCCATCGAGATAATCCTGCGGGTTCTGGCGTGCTACGTGGGGGTCCGAGGGATCGGTGAGAATCCCCT
This window contains:
- a CDS encoding L-ribulose-5-phosphate 4-epimerase, translated to MKQELKQQVVEANQRLVSSGLVALTWGNVSAIDRESGLVAIKPSGVDYAALTPENLVVVNLAGEVVEGDLRPSSDTKTHLELYRSFPNIGAVVHTHSSCATAFSQAGVALPCLGTTHADHFYGDVPVARALTPEEVESDYEHATGVSIVELFQQQNLNPLEMPAVLLKHHAPFTWGKDPVKAVDNSIALEMCAKMALMTWQLQPDAGEMPRHILEKHYQRKHGKDAYYGQN
- a CDS encoding ribulokinase produces the protein MSHYAIGLDYGTNSCRSLIVDLSNGRELGSVVYAYPSGEQGILTDPSDPHVARQNPQDYLDGCVHIIRGAIEQAVENDASFSPADIIAIGVDTTGSTVIPVDQSGTPLALTEKWRDNLNAHVWLWKDHTAHQEAARITELATEMRPEYLAKCGGVYSSEWWWSKILHLKNIDAEVFDAAFSYVEHCDWIPAVLSGNTKPLEMKRSICAAGHKAMFNADWGGLPDADFLNALDPALGDLRSRLFSEAHASDSLAGTLCPEWAEKLGLPEGIGIAVGAFDCHMGAVGAGVKKGTLVKVLGTSTCDITVADKDVADVPGLCGQVDSSVIPGMVGIEAGQSAVGDIFLWLANNLVPDSYGADLGAKFSAMEEKMSQQAPGASGLLALDWNNGNRTILTDVRLSGLVLGQTLHTRADEIYRAYIEATAFGALTIINRMEEHGVTISEVVNTGGLSLKNATLMQIYADVLGRPMKVSRSEQTCALGAAILAAAATGHADIATLQQNIVSYTDTIYRPIPENQKVYQQLYALYKTLHDAFGTQDWSGNLEHVMKDLIDLREQQRSA